DNA sequence from the Arthrobacter crystallopoietes genome:
TTATCCGCACGGCCGCGGCTCAGACGACGTAGCTGACTCCGGCCACGGCCACGGCCAAACCGCCCGAGTAGGTCTCACGGGCCTCTTCGACCGTACGCACGGAGTCGTTCCACACCGGCAGATGGGTCAGTAGCAGGCGGCTGACATTGGCCTTGGTCGCCGCGGCGCCGGCCCGCTTCCCCGTCAGGTGGATTCCTTCAATGGCGTCATCGCGGCCCTCATGGTAGGCCGCTTCGCAGAGAAACATATCCGAATCCTGGGCCGCTTCGACCAGCGCGTCGCAGCTGTCCGTGTCGCCGGAATAGGTCAGGACCTTCGTGACCGGACCCTTGGGGCCTGGCTCGGTGGCCTCGACGCGCATGGCGTACGCCTCGTCCACAGGATGACGCACGGCGTACGGGGTGATGGTGAAGGGCCCCAGCTTGACGCTTTCCCTATCCGTC
Encoded proteins:
- a CDS encoding MBL fold metallo-hydrolase, with amino-acid sequence MNLTIIGCTGSFPGPLSPASCYLVSAHDGERTWRILLDLGNGALGTAQRYMDLEDIDAVFLSHLHPDHCMDLCGLHVAVRWHPDGWSKGRIPVWGPAATADRMATAYGLELDPGMHEEFDFHNWTDRESVKLGPFTITPYAVRHPVDEAYAMRVEATEPGPKGPVTKVLTYSGDTDSCDALVEAAQDSDMFLCEAAYHEGRDDAIEGIHLTGKRAGAAATKANVSRLLLTHLPVWNDSVRTVEEARETYSGGLAVAVAGVSYVV